In a genomic window of Methanogenium sp. S4BF:
- the rimI gene encoding ribosomal protein S18-alanine N-acetyltransferase — protein MQNTDIRIRRARQADLPGICTIEHELFPDPWDESAFRDALYLFPGLFFVAETNGTIIGFVSAGMEDTGDAVYGHIMNIAVPSSSQRQGVGGRLLQRIEFECMVLGAEAMQLEVRVSNEDAQRFYQKYGYTQVFMLDSYYSNGEDAVLMMRWFT, from the coding sequence ATGCAGAATACTGACATCCGGATTCGCCGGGCCCGGCAGGCTGACCTGCCCGGCATCTGTACAATTGAACATGAACTGTTTCCCGATCCATGGGATGAATCTGCATTTCGGGACGCGCTGTACCTGTTTCCCGGCCTCTTTTTTGTCGCAGAGACAAACGGTACCATCATCGGTTTTGTCTCCGCAGGGATGGAGGATACGGGAGATGCCGTCTATGGCCACATCATGAATATCGCAGTCCCGTCATCTTCCCAGAGACAGGGAGTCGGCGGCAGACTGCTGCAGCGCATTGAATTTGAATGCATGGTCCTCGGGGCAGAAGCAATGCAGCTTGAGGTGCGTGTTTCAAACGAGGACGCACAACGCTTTTACCAGAAATACGGGTATACACAGGTCTTTATGCTGGACAGCTACTACAGCAATGGGGAAGATGCTGTCCTGATGATGCGCTGGTTTACCTAA
- a CDS encoding transcriptional regulator has protein sequence MKSALRTRLAEKMAGEITLSASPGEALKKWRLAFNIAPGVLADEMNVSPSVISDYEGGRRKSPGTAVVGKIVDSILSIDEANGVRNISKFAKILYNDFDPDVISDMHDYNMPIPLTQFSNAIACKHLGGSMDQQIYGYTVVNSENAILQLSANEFNRIYGWSTERALIFTNVSTGKSPMIAIRVTPFKPRCVILQGISPEEVHPLVPRLAESDRITLLCTEMDVNEIVDILREELW, from the coding sequence ATGAAATCCGCACTGCGGACCCGTCTTGCTGAAAAAATGGCAGGAGAAATCACGCTCTCTGCATCTCCCGGTGAGGCACTGAAGAAGTGGCGCCTTGCATTCAACATTGCCCCCGGAGTACTTGCAGATGAGATGAATGTCTCTCCGTCTGTCATCTCTGATTATGAGGGTGGCAGACGAAAGAGCCCGGGTACTGCGGTCGTTGGAAAGATTGTTGACAGCATTCTGAGTATTGATGAAGCGAATGGTGTCAGGAACATCAGCAAATTCGCCAAAATCCTCTACAATGACTTTGACCCTGACGTCATCTCTGACATGCATGACTACAACATGCCGATCCCGCTCACACAGTTCTCCAACGCGATTGCCTGCAAACACCTGGGGGGCTCCATGGATCAGCAGATCTACGGTTACACTGTTGTCAACTCCGAAAACGCTATTCTTCAGCTTTCAGCCAATGAGTTCAACCGGATTTATGGATGGAGCACAGAGAGGGCGTTAATCTTTACAAATGTATCAACCGGCAAATCGCCGATGATCGCAATCAGGGTGACACCATTCAAACCACGCTGTGTAATTCTCCAGGGGATATCTCCGGAGGAAGTACATCCGCTTGTTCCCCGCCTTGCTGAGAGTGACCGGATTACCCTGTTGTGCACTGAAATGGATGTCAACGAGATTGTCGATATTCTGAGGGAAGAATTATGGTAG
- a CDS encoding sensor histidine kinase produces MNQLRHLSPWMRRGVPVILVILMLCSAGAAAPPVSCDVQKSDHILIIHSYGPDMDWVGAVTDGLARVFPADDPDIVIYTEYMDGKLVSDSRHYENLAAVYRHKYASIPIDLILVSDDDAYAFILEYGDELFPGVPIVFFGVSGYDPAHREELPNLTGVVERTRVGPTVDLITTLQPGVQEVYVVNDPGTTTGRFFAAELVVKAAAYNGTPAFRAHGETDMTVLCHDLQNLTPGTAVLLMDFNRDSDGRMYRDGEIACIVSAWSPVPVYGISDTFLGHGVVGGCFTDTTIQAESAAKMGADILNGTPAGEIPVSAPPEGQVFVDYMEMQKHGLSVALLPEGAVAINQPDGEIVLPDWMLGVLIVGGGALIAVVLVLVSSNQRIRKTKQDLHTSNQKLKTLFSVTRHDVNNQVMAASGYLELLSDDVTVPGVQPFIQHIRKALQNIEEQIAFARDYEKAGASHPVWQNPAEIAEQMAARQHAVSVDVALSGIEIYADPMLEKVFANLFDNAARHGEHATRVQVTASLRGDAQVIVVGDNGAGVPDEKKRFIFERGYGANTGYGLFLASDILAVTGLTITETGTYGTGARFEITVPKGRWRVSR; encoded by the coding sequence ATGAACCAGCTTCGTCATCTCTCCCCCTGGATGCGAAGAGGGGTGCCTGTCATTCTTGTTATTCTCATGCTGTGTAGTGCCGGTGCTGCGGCACCGCCGGTGTCCTGTGATGTACAAAAAAGCGATCACATTCTGATCATTCACTCGTACGGGCCGGATATGGACTGGGTGGGGGCGGTAACAGATGGCCTGGCCCGCGTCTTTCCGGCAGATGATCCGGATATTGTCATCTATACCGAGTATATGGACGGGAAACTCGTTTCGGATTCCCGGCACTATGAAAATCTCGCTGCAGTATACCGGCACAAATATGCTTCCATACCCATTGACCTGATCCTTGTCTCCGATGATGACGCGTATGCGTTTATCCTCGAATATGGGGATGAGCTTTTCCCCGGTGTTCCGATCGTTTTTTTCGGCGTAAGCGGGTATGACCCGGCACATCGGGAAGAGCTGCCGAATCTGACCGGGGTGGTCGAACGAACCCGTGTCGGCCCGACAGTCGATCTCATAACCACGCTCCAGCCCGGAGTGCAGGAGGTTTATGTGGTGAATGATCCGGGCACCACCACCGGCCGGTTCTTTGCTGCTGAACTGGTAGTAAAGGCAGCAGCGTATAACGGCACCCCTGCATTCCGTGCACATGGTGAGACTGATATGACTGTACTCTGTCATGACCTGCAGAACCTCACCCCCGGCACTGCCGTTCTTCTGATGGATTTCAACCGTGACAGTGACGGCCGGATGTACCGTGACGGTGAGATTGCCTGCATTGTCTCTGCCTGGTCCCCGGTGCCGGTGTATGGCATCTCTGATACCTTTCTTGGGCATGGTGTGGTGGGTGGGTGTTTTACCGACACCACCATTCAGGCGGAATCTGCGGCAAAAATGGGTGCAGATATCCTGAACGGGACGCCGGCGGGTGAGATTCCCGTATCTGCACCTCCTGAAGGACAGGTGTTCGTCGATTACATGGAGATGCAGAAGCACGGTTTATCGGTTGCTCTCCTGCCTGAGGGTGCTGTGGCTATAAACCAGCCGGATGGGGAGATTGTCCTGCCTGACTGGATGCTTGGTGTACTCATTGTGGGCGGAGGCGCCCTTATAGCGGTGGTTCTTGTGCTGGTCAGTTCTAACCAGCGTATCAGAAAAACGAAACAGGACCTGCATACGTCAAACCAAAAACTGAAGACCCTCTTTTCGGTAACCCGGCATGATGTCAATAATCAGGTGATGGCAGCCTCAGGGTATCTTGAACTGCTGAGTGATGACGTCACCGTTCCGGGCGTTCAACCCTTTATCCAACATATCCGGAAGGCGCTGCAGAATATCGAGGAACAGATCGCCTTTGCCCGTGACTATGAGAAGGCCGGTGCGTCTCATCCGGTATGGCAGAATCCGGCGGAGATCGCAGAACAGATGGCTGCCCGTCAGCATGCCGTCTCAGTCGATGTGGCGCTCTCCGGTATTGAGATATACGCCGACCCCATGCTGGAGAAGGTCTTTGCCAACCTATTTGATAACGCCGCCCGCCACGGAGAACATGCAACCCGTGTGCAGGTCACAGCCAGTCTCCGCGGCGATGCACAGGTTATTGTGGTGGGGGATAACGGGGCTGGTGTCCCCGATGAGAAGAAGCGGTTTATTTTTGAACGGGGATATGGGGCGAACACGGGATACGGGCTCTTTCTGGCTTCTGATATCCTTGCAGTGACCGGCCTCACGATCACGGAAACCGGAACATACGGGACTGGTGCCCGCTTTGAGATCACCGTGCCAAAGGGGCGCTGGCGCGTGAGCAGGTAA
- a CDS encoding DUF120 domain-containing protein produces the protein MIAPDDLICLKAIALLGGLSRAVSVSSQSLAQELAISPQTASRRLISLENAHMISRVMRGDGQYVTVTQAGEENLRAEYAAYRRIFETHDRHYTLEGELISGLGEGRYYVSVEGYASQFSEKLGITPYPGTFNVKLSPTSIETRRKLDAMEWTEIEGFTDHDRTFGAVRALKCSINKYPCAIIIPGRSHYPEDIIELISAERLRDVLGAEDGAQVTIEVRRK, from the coding sequence ATGATCGCACCCGATGACCTGATCTGCCTGAAAGCGATCGCCCTTTTGGGAGGGCTTTCCCGTGCTGTGTCCGTCTCTTCGCAGAGCCTTGCACAGGAACTTGCGATTAGTCCCCAGACTGCCTCCCGGAGATTGATCTCCCTTGAAAATGCCCATATGATCTCACGGGTCATGAGGGGGGACGGACAGTATGTGACTGTCACACAGGCAGGGGAAGAGAACCTGAGGGCTGAATATGCAGCATACCGCCGCATATTTGAAACACACGACAGGCATTACACACTGGAAGGGGAACTCATCAGCGGTCTCGGAGAAGGACGGTATTACGTCAGCGTGGAAGGGTATGCCAGCCAGTTTTCAGAGAAGCTGGGCATCACCCCGTATCCCGGGACATTCAACGTAAAGCTCAGTCCGACGAGTATTGAGACCCGCCGCAAGCTCGATGCAATGGAGTGGACGGAGATAGAGGGGTTTACGGATCATGACCGCACGTTTGGCGCAGTCCGGGCCCTGAAATGCTCCATCAACAAATACCCGTGTGCAATCATCATCCCCGGGAGGAGCCACTACCCGGAGGATATTATTGAACTTATATCGGCAGAACGGCTCCGTGATGTGCTGGGTGCAGAGGACGGGGCGCAGGTAACAATTGAGGTGAGACGAAAATGA
- a CDS encoding hydroxymethylglutaryl-CoA synthase has translation MVGIITYGAYIPRYRVKTEEIARVWGANGAEIAAGLGVKEKSVPDLDEDTITMSVEAARYALARRDIPRDAIGAIYVGSESHPYAVKPSSATVGEAIGATPVMTAADYEFACKAGTAAIQTCMGLVKSGMVKYGCAIGADTAQGAPGDALEYTASAGGAALFIGNDNPIAEFNHTCSFTSDTPDFWRREGQEYPSHGGRFSGDPAYFKHIQGAARLMLEQMGTAPSDYDYAIFHQPNAKFPRKVAAMLGFTSAQITPGLAVPRLGNTYSGAVPVGISATLDVAKPGDRIFVTSYGSGAGSDAFDITVTDAIESDVFNRSAAPTVEELLANGKYLDYALYAKHKGKIVMQ, from the coding sequence ATGGTAGGAATAATTACGTACGGCGCATACATCCCGCGATACCGCGTTAAAACCGAGGAGATTGCACGGGTATGGGGCGCAAACGGCGCCGAGATCGCCGCAGGTCTCGGTGTGAAAGAGAAGTCGGTCCCTGACCTTGACGAAGACACGATCACCATGTCCGTTGAGGCGGCACGCTATGCCCTGGCCCGCAGGGACATTCCGCGTGATGCAATTGGAGCCATCTACGTCGGTTCAGAGTCTCACCCCTATGCGGTGAAGCCCAGTTCCGCAACCGTGGGTGAGGCGATTGGCGCCACACCGGTGATGACTGCTGCAGACTATGAGTTTGCCTGTAAGGCAGGCACAGCGGCTATCCAGACCTGTATGGGCCTGGTGAAGTCAGGCATGGTCAAATACGGATGCGCCATCGGTGCAGATACGGCACAGGGCGCACCTGGTGACGCACTTGAGTACACCGCCTCTGCAGGCGGTGCGGCTCTCTTCATCGGGAATGACAACCCGATCGCAGAGTTCAATCATACCTGTTCGTTCACCTCCGACACCCCGGATTTCTGGAGGCGTGAGGGGCAGGAATACCCCAGCCACGGTGGGCGTTTCTCCGGTGATCCGGCATACTTCAAGCATATTCAGGGCGCCGCACGCCTGATGCTTGAGCAGATGGGCACAGCGCCGTCTGATTATGACTATGCCATCTTCCACCAGCCGAATGCAAAGTTCCCAAGGAAAGTGGCTGCGATGCTTGGGTTCACCTCAGCACAGATAACCCCCGGCCTTGCGGTTCCGCGCCTCGGAAACACCTATTCCGGTGCTGTCCCGGTCGGAATCTCGGCCACCCTTGATGTAGCAAAACCCGGCGACCGTATCTTTGTCACCTCATACGGGTCCGGTGCCGGCAGTGATGCCTTTGACATCACGGTGACAGATGCGATTGAATCAGATGTTTTCAACCGGTCTGCCGCACCAACCGTTGAGGAGCTTCTTGCAAACGGCAAGTACCTTGACTATGCACTGTATGCCAAACACAAAGGAAAGATCGTGATGCAGTAA
- a CDS encoding Zn-ribbon domain-containing OB-fold protein — protein sequence MSVPRYWRKQQNRYNLKGNKCETCGQYFFPPRAFCPECRRDGKIVDYEFSGNGTVRTFSIIRTASDDYDMQTPYALAIVELDEGTCMTAQVICEPDEIYLGMPVKRVFRKIIAEGDSGVIVYGTKFVPA from the coding sequence ATGTCGGTCCCGCGTTACTGGAGAAAGCAGCAGAACCGGTATAACCTGAAGGGCAACAAATGTGAGACATGCGGCCAGTATTTCTTCCCGCCGCGTGCCTTCTGCCCGGAGTGCCGGAGAGACGGAAAGATTGTTGACTATGAATTTTCCGGGAATGGTACGGTGCGTACCTTCTCGATCATCCGAACGGCAAGCGATGACTATGATATGCAGACGCCATACGCGCTCGCTATTGTAGAACTCGACGAAGGAACCTGCATGACAGCGCAGGTGATCTGTGAACCTGATGAGATATATCTTGGCATGCCGGTGAAGCGTGTCTTCAGAAAGATTATCGCTGAAGGCGACAGCGGTGTCATCGTGTACGGTACAAAGTTTGTGCCTGCATAA
- a CDS encoding class I SAM-dependent methyltransferase family protein, with amino-acid sequence MKQEQWCVRVPVKEGEPMRRQLISDGVLDTSLKPARDGAFLLFPVTEPTRATERWECEAHAKAIPLPRHDLVGGIAIMQDDDVHEAEMLLASRPSIHTVLFAETPVSGEYRTRGFRVLAGEPVTATECTEYGMRLRIDLEAAYFSARLANERQRIVSLMEEGERVCDMFAGVGPFAIALAEKAGIVIAGDINPGAVLLMEQNIRLNRRKNIIPMLADARHLAEYLATGSFDRIIMNLPMSPVPFFGTAVRLVRPGGTIHLYAMQEREGEYREMIEAYPCTIRGEYQVRSYSPTQHHAVYDITRTNGSE; translated from the coding sequence GTGAAACAGGAACAATGGTGCGTCCGCGTGCCGGTGAAAGAGGGGGAGCCCATGCGGCGGCAGCTGATCAGTGACGGCGTGCTGGACACGTCACTCAAACCCGCCCGTGACGGAGCCTTTCTGCTCTTTCCGGTGACAGAACCCACCCGGGCAACCGAACGATGGGAATGTGAAGCACATGCGAAGGCAATCCCCCTTCCCCGGCATGATCTGGTGGGTGGCATTGCCATTATGCAGGATGATGATGTCCACGAAGCAGAGATGCTTCTTGCATCACGCCCTTCCATCCACACGGTACTCTTTGCAGAAACCCCCGTTTCCGGTGAGTACCGGACGCGGGGATTCCGGGTGCTTGCAGGAGAACCGGTGACCGCCACAGAATGCACGGAGTATGGCATGCGCCTGAGAATAGACCTTGAAGCCGCCTACTTCTCCGCCCGCCTCGCAAATGAACGTCAGCGAATCGTCTCTTTGATGGAAGAGGGGGAGCGTGTCTGCGATATGTTTGCAGGCGTCGGCCCGTTTGCGATAGCACTCGCAGAGAAGGCAGGCATCGTCATTGCAGGCGACATCAATCCCGGTGCCGTCCTTTTAATGGAACAGAATATCAGGCTCAACCGGCGCAAAAACATCATCCCGATGCTTGCAGATGCACGCCATCTGGCGGAGTATCTGGCCACGGGCTCGTTTGACCGTATCATTATGAATCTCCCCATGAGCCCGGTGCCATTCTTTGGAACGGCTGTCCGCCTCGTGCGTCCGGGCGGCACCATCCATCTCTATGCGATGCAGGAGCGGGAGGGGGAATACCGGGAGATGATTGAAGCCTATCCCTGCACCATAAGGGGAGAGTATCAGGTCCGCTCATACTCCCCCACGCAGCATCACGCGGTGTATGATATTACCCGCACCAATGGGTCAGAGTGA
- a CDS encoding thiolase domain-containing protein: MREVAVVGIGLTEFGEKWDTSFRNLFVEAGARALEDAGMSGDQIDEMFVGNMSGGRFVLQEHIGALIADYSGLTKNHIPSTRVEAACASGGLAFRQAYATVASGIQDIVIAGGVEKMTDVGGSETTDALAGAADREWEGLVGATFPGLYAMIATDYMNKYGLTREQLAMVSVKNHRNGAHNPMAQYRKEITVEDVLRSTLVADPLRLLDCSPVTDGAAAVILCPMEMAREFTDTPVKILASSQASDTISLHDRRDFSTLDATVAAGRRAFQQASLTPKDIGMVEVHDCFTIAELCAIEDLGFCAKGEAGKLTEDGQTALGGSIPVNTSGGLKSCGHPVGATGIKQVCEIVEQLRGEAVGRQVDAEIGMTHNVGGTGATVVCNILGV, translated from the coding sequence ATGAGAGAAGTAGCAGTTGTTGGAATTGGTCTCACCGAATTCGGTGAGAAGTGGGACACATCGTTCCGGAATCTCTTCGTGGAGGCTGGTGCCCGGGCTCTGGAAGACGCAGGAATGAGCGGTGACCAGATTGACGAAATGTTTGTCGGAAACATGAGCGGTGGACGGTTTGTCCTGCAGGAGCACATCGGTGCCCTCATTGCAGATTATTCCGGTCTTACCAAAAACCACATCCCCTCCACCCGAGTGGAGGCGGCATGTGCATCCGGCGGTCTTGCCTTCCGGCAGGCATATGCAACGGTTGCATCCGGCATTCAGGACATTGTCATTGCAGGCGGTGTCGAGAAGATGACCGATGTAGGCGGCAGTGAGACCACCGATGCACTCGCAGGCGCAGCAGACCGTGAATGGGAGGGCCTCGTCGGCGCTACCTTCCCCGGTCTCTATGCGATGATTGCAACCGACTACATGAACAAATACGGCCTCACACGCGAGCAGCTTGCGATGGTCTCGGTCAAAAACCACCGCAACGGCGCCCACAACCCGATGGCACAGTACAGAAAGGAGATCACCGTTGAGGATGTGCTGAGATCAACTCTTGTTGCAGACCCTCTGCGGCTTCTTGACTGTTCTCCGGTGACAGACGGCGCTGCGGCAGTCATTCTCTGCCCGATGGAGATGGCACGCGAATTCACCGATACACCGGTGAAGATCCTTGCATCATCACAGGCATCCGACACGATTTCCCTGCACGACCGCCGGGACTTCTCGACTCTCGATGCCACCGTTGCAGCCGGCAGGCGTGCATTCCAGCAGGCCTCGCTCACGCCAAAGGATATTGGCATGGTCGAGGTGCATGACTGTTTCACCATCGCAGAACTCTGTGCAATCGAAGACCTTGGATTCTGTGCAAAAGGAGAGGCAGGAAAACTGACTGAGGACGGCCAGACCGCACTGGGCGGGTCCATCCCGGTCAACACATCCGGCGGCCTGAAGTCATGCGGCCACCCGGTCGGTGCAACAGGCATCAAGCAGGTATGTGAGATTGTTGAGCAGCTTCGTGGAGAGGCAGTCGGCCGGCAGGTCGATGCAGAGATCGGCATGACCCACAACGTTGGCGGAACGGGTGCGACGGTTGTCTGTAACATTCTGGGGGTCTAA
- the ribB gene encoding 3,4-dihydroxy-2-butanone-4-phosphate synthase — MIEKALEAFRRGEFVLLYDFDDREGETDFAIRSDAVRPEHIVRMRKDGGGLICTALHPQAAKNFGLPFASEILQPTHLAEQEGDIPYDRRNHSSFSLWVNHRDTFTGITDNDRALTVTRLADQVKKTLNGGGDNFAAEFRTPGHMALLRAADTLLDQREGQTELSIALAEMAGVTPAVTICEMLDETTGRALSKENARRYADEHGLVFLEGSEVKEAWKSRKSS, encoded by the coding sequence ATGATAGAGAAGGCACTGGAAGCATTCAGGAGAGGGGAATTCGTTCTCCTCTATGACTTTGATGATCGGGAAGGAGAAACAGACTTTGCAATCAGGTCAGATGCAGTCAGACCGGAACACATTGTCCGGATGAGAAAAGACGGAGGCGGCCTCATCTGCACTGCCCTGCATCCACAGGCGGCAAAGAACTTCGGCCTGCCGTTTGCAAGCGAGATCCTCCAGCCGACACATCTGGCAGAACAGGAAGGGGACATTCCCTATGACCGCAGAAACCACTCGTCCTTCTCCCTCTGGGTCAACCACCGCGACACCTTCACCGGCATCACGGATAACGATCGGGCACTCACCGTGACCCGTCTTGCAGACCAGGTCAAAAAGACGCTGAACGGCGGCGGGGACAACTTTGCAGCAGAGTTCCGGACACCGGGCCACATGGCGCTTCTGCGGGCAGCAGACACCCTGCTTGACCAGCGGGAAGGCCAGACTGAACTTTCGATTGCCCTTGCCGAGATGGCAGGCGTCACACCGGCAGTCACCATCTGTGAGATGCTTGATGAAACGACCGGCCGGGCACTCAGCAAAGAGAATGCACGCCGGTATGCAGATGAGCACGGCCTTGTCTTCCTTGAAGGCAGTGAGGTCAAAGAAGCCTGGAAATCCAGAAAATCTTCCTGA
- a CDS encoding DUF1015 family protein yields the protein MVHIFSFQAFRPPAAEAQHIASVPYDVVSTEESRAALAENPQSFLQVIRSEATLPTDTDPAAAVVYETAAANLQKLIDDGLLLQDDEPGIYLYRVKQGGAIYTGFVANVSVDDYRNNKIKRHEHTRYDKEEDRTRHIDTTNMHTGLVVLLYRDPGEIFPYIASLIPEGTPDGVAKSAGAVHEVFRIADAGAIATLQEMFAGVDAFYIADGHHRAKSSVNVADKRGEEGRLTPESERFMAVIFAENRVKIHGYSRLVGDLGTYTPETFMAGLSEIFTVKPYGEIEDTVFCIPPLVESAEPVHVMHMYMAGAWYELSCPVDPAADRIASLDVSILQKSVLEGMLGITDPRGDPRLQYLGGARPLRDLQDRVDSGEFMLAFSMQPVRVDDVLGIADDGGVMPPKSTWFEPKLLSGLVLHSLK from the coding sequence ATGGTCCATATATTTAGTTTCCAGGCATTTCGCCCTCCGGCAGCAGAGGCACAGCATATCGCCTCCGTCCCATATGATGTGGTATCCACTGAAGAATCACGCGCAGCCCTCGCAGAAAATCCGCAGAGCTTTCTGCAGGTCATCCGTTCGGAAGCCACCCTTCCCACAGATACAGACCCCGCAGCAGCGGTGGTTTATGAGACTGCTGCGGCAAATCTGCAAAAGCTGATTGACGACGGCCTTCTCCTGCAGGACGATGAGCCGGGCATCTATCTCTACCGGGTCAAGCAGGGCGGCGCTATCTACACCGGATTTGTGGCAAATGTGAGTGTGGATGATTACCGGAACAACAAAATTAAACGCCATGAGCATACCCGCTACGACAAGGAAGAGGACCGGACGCGCCATATTGACACAACCAATATGCACACCGGCCTTGTAGTCCTCCTCTACCGTGATCCGGGGGAGATCTTCCCCTACATTGCCTCCCTCATCCCGGAAGGTACGCCTGACGGTGTCGCAAAGAGTGCCGGTGCGGTTCATGAGGTATTCCGCATTGCTGATGCAGGGGCAATCGCCACCCTGCAGGAGATGTTTGCCGGCGTTGATGCCTTCTATATCGCAGATGGTCATCACCGTGCCAAGTCCTCGGTCAATGTCGCAGATAAGCGTGGTGAGGAAGGGAGGCTTACGCCCGAATCCGAACGGTTTATGGCGGTAATTTTTGCTGAGAACCGGGTGAAGATCCACGGTTACAGCAGACTGGTCGGGGATCTGGGAACCTACACTCCTGAGACGTTCATGGCCGGACTCTCTGAGATATTTACCGTGAAGCCATACGGTGAGATTGAGGATACGGTCTTCTGCATCCCGCCGCTTGTCGAGTCTGCAGAACCGGTGCACGTGATGCACATGTACATGGCCGGTGCCTGGTATGAGCTCTCCTGCCCTGTGGACCCGGCAGCAGACCGGATTGCCTCACTGGATGTTTCTATACTCCAGAAATCGGTCCTTGAGGGGATGCTGGGCATCACAGACCCGCGTGGCGACCCGCGTCTGCAGTATCTGGGCGGTGCACGACCGCTGCGTGACCTGCAGGATCGTGTGGATTCGGGTGAGTTTATGCTTGCCTTCTCTATGCAGCCTGTCCGGGTGGATGACGTGCTGGGTATTGCAGATGACGGCGGTGTGATGCCTCCGAAGTCCACATGGTTTGAACCAAAGCTGCTCAGCGGTCTTGTGCTTCATTCACTCAAATAA
- the hmgA gene encoding hydroxymethylglutaryl-CoA reductase (NADPH): MDDYIQRIRDGSLKLHSLETELPPDEAISVRRSFIEEETGVSLGVLGEYAITTERVTKRNCENMIGAVQVPVGVAGPLRVKGEYADAAYYLPLATTEGALIASVNRGCRAITKAGGAEVRIQRDGMTRAPVFACDSVPHAVEAARWVEDHFMVLAEAAATTTSHGRLERITTHIAGTSLYVRFEFFTGDAMGMNMVTIGSEKAAEIIEAETGARLVALSGNLCTDKKPSAANVVMGRGKTVAAGVFLSDAMVKEILKTDAASLAEVNTRKNLVGSARAVSLGFNAHAANVIAAVFLACGQDPAHVVEGSNAITTVDPVDGGVYVSVTLPSLQVGTVGGGTAIETQQACLQMLGVAGGGVPSGANARAFAEIIAAGVLAGELSLLGALAAGHLARAHKQLGRG, encoded by the coding sequence ATGGATGATTATATACAGCGGATACGGGATGGTTCGCTGAAACTCCATTCACTGGAAACAGAACTTCCTCCTGATGAGGCAATATCCGTTCGCCGTTCCTTTATTGAAGAGGAGACGGGGGTGTCCCTTGGTGTGCTTGGCGAGTATGCAATCACGACCGAGCGGGTCACCAAACGCAACTGCGAGAATATGATTGGCGCCGTTCAGGTGCCGGTCGGCGTGGCAGGACCGCTGCGGGTGAAAGGAGAGTATGCAGATGCAGCATATTATCTCCCTCTTGCCACAACCGAGGGTGCCCTCATCGCCTCCGTGAACCGGGGATGCCGGGCCATCACAAAGGCAGGCGGTGCTGAGGTGCGGATCCAGCGTGACGGCATGACACGCGCACCGGTCTTTGCCTGTGATAGTGTGCCGCACGCGGTGGAGGCGGCACGCTGGGTGGAGGATCATTTCATGGTCCTTGCAGAGGCTGCGGCCACCACGACCTCACACGGCCGTCTGGAGCGCATCACGACCCATATCGCAGGGACCAGCCTGTATGTGCGGTTTGAATTTTTTACCGGCGATGCGATGGGGATGAATATGGTCACCATCGGCAGTGAGAAGGCAGCAGAGATCATTGAGGCAGAGACCGGCGCCCGGCTGGTTGCACTCTCCGGAAACCTCTGCACTGACAAGAAACCCTCTGCGGCAAATGTGGTGATGGGCAGGGGAAAGACTGTTGCAGCGGGTGTATTCCTCTCCGATGCGATGGTGAAAGAGATCTTAAAGACCGATGCAGCTTCACTTGCTGAGGTCAACACACGGAAGAATCTGGTGGGCTCAGCCCGTGCGGTCTCTCTCGGGTTCAATGCTCATGCGGCAAATGTCATTGCAGCAGTCTTCCTCGCCTGCGGACAGGACCCGGCGCATGTGGTGGAGGGCAGCAATGCGATTACCACCGTGGACCCGGTGGATGGCGGAGTCTATGTCTCGGTGACCCTCCCCTCCCTGCAGGTGGGAACCGTGGGTGGCGGTACGGCGATTGAGACGCAGCAGGCATGCCTGCAGATGCTCGGGGTCGCAGGCGGCGGAGTGCCGTCCGGGGCCAATGCGCGTGCCTTTGCAGAAATTATTGCAGCAGGCGTACTCGCAGGAGAACTCTCCCTGCTTGGTGCGCTTGCGGCAGGACACCTGGCCCGGGCGCACAAGCAGCTTGGCCGGGGATAA